Proteins from a single region of Phycisphaeraceae bacterium D3-23:
- the pdxA gene encoding 4-hydroxythreonine-4-phosphate dehydrogenase PdxA: protein MPKTPDNKTDGYPPPRMRQRKPVIGITLGDPAGIGPEVIVKALADPEVRSLARFVVFGMNEQLAYAADAAEIETFWHRLQHDADRAAHELVHDVVVLDYDEVSMLGSQQSQPSKPGGQVSRRFIDDALAAVRRPIDAGGIDAIVTGPISKTSWKLAGFDRWPGHTEYFQHKTKAKRAVMFFHAPQIQVALASVHVALMDLRNMLTIGRVFDAIDLGHDACRELGTPSPRIAVCGLNPHAGEDGLFGDEETRIIRPAIEVARKAGIDARGPFPADTLFTPRNLKRYDLFVAMYHDQGLIPVKMLAFDEAVNTTLGLPVIRTSVDHGTGFDIVGKNKADAGSMKAAIRLAVRRVHGAAGEAESRAAV, encoded by the coding sequence ATGCCTAAGACGCCGGACAACAAGACCGATGGCTACCCGCCACCACGCATGCGCCAGCGCAAGCCGGTGATCGGCATCACGCTGGGCGACCCGGCCGGCATCGGCCCCGAGGTGATCGTCAAGGCGCTCGCCGACCCCGAGGTCCGTTCGCTTGCGCGTTTCGTGGTCTTTGGCATGAACGAGCAGCTCGCCTACGCCGCCGACGCCGCGGAGATCGAGACGTTTTGGCACCGCCTACAGCACGACGCCGACCGCGCGGCGCACGAGCTTGTCCACGACGTCGTGGTCCTCGACTACGACGAGGTCTCGATGCTCGGCTCGCAGCAGAGCCAGCCCAGCAAACCCGGCGGGCAGGTGAGTCGGCGGTTTATCGACGACGCCCTCGCCGCCGTCCGCCGACCGATCGACGCGGGCGGGATCGACGCGATCGTCACCGGCCCGATCAGCAAGACCTCGTGGAAACTCGCTGGCTTCGACCGCTGGCCCGGGCACACGGAGTACTTCCAGCACAAGACCAAGGCGAAGCGCGCGGTGATGTTCTTCCACGCCCCGCAGATCCAAGTCGCGCTGGCGAGTGTGCATGTTGCGCTGATGGACCTTCGTAACATGCTGACGATCGGGCGGGTGTTCGACGCGATCGACCTGGGCCACGACGCCTGCCGGGAGTTGGGCACGCCTTCGCCGCGCATCGCGGTGTGCGGGCTTAACCCTCATGCCGGCGAGGACGGGCTGTTCGGTGACGAGGAGACACGTATCATCCGCCCGGCGATCGAGGTCGCTCGCAAGGCGGGCATCGATGCGCGTGGGCCGTTCCCCGCCGACACGCTGTTCACGCCGCGCAACCTGAAACGCTACGACCTCTTCGTCGCGATGTATCACGACCAGGGGCTGATCCCGGTGAAGATGCTCGCGTTCGACGAGGCGGTCAACACGACGCTGGGCCTGCCCGTGATCCGCACGAGCGTCGACCACGGCACAGGCTTCGACATCGTCGGCAAGAACAAGGCGGACGCGGGCTCGATGAAGGCCGCGATCCGCCTCGCGGTCCGGCGCGTCCACGGCGCGGCGGGCGAGGCAGAATCCCGCGCGGCGGTGTAG
- a CDS encoding Gfo/Idh/MocA family oxidoreductase, translating to MDETQSKQRVAVVGVGRMGRHHARTLKNNVESAELVGVVDGDASRARTVAEEYGTTPYTSVEALLKAEPELQAAVIAVPTVYHTAAAQPLLECGIACLIEKPIAGSSDEAGALVAFAKQHGALLQIGHTERFNPAVRALAKLKLTPRLIQVTRVSPMTFRSMDVGVVMDMMIHDLDIVLSLVGRPLATVEAVGERLLGEHEDLCDARLTFEGGCVATVRGSRLAMGTERTLRLYSDDGFVSLDYGNRTGIIVRQTANAEALASVRERLRQGEDLSGQNYLEMLRYEPLAVDLPPGQDDPLTAQATAFLESASNGTAPVVSADDGVAAVDAAERIVAAIGTVA from the coding sequence ATGGATGAAACGCAATCGAAGCAGCGGGTCGCCGTCGTCGGCGTCGGCCGGATGGGCCGACACCACGCACGGACGTTGAAGAACAATGTCGAATCCGCCGAACTCGTCGGCGTGGTGGATGGCGACGCGTCGCGTGCGCGGACCGTGGCCGAGGAGTACGGCACGACGCCCTACACGTCGGTCGAGGCGCTGCTAAAGGCCGAGCCCGAGTTGCAGGCCGCAGTCATCGCGGTGCCCACGGTCTACCACACCGCCGCCGCGCAGCCGCTGCTCGAATGTGGCATCGCGTGCTTGATCGAGAAACCGATCGCCGGGTCGAGCGACGAAGCTGGAGCGCTCGTCGCGTTCGCCAAACAACACGGCGCGCTGCTGCAGATCGGTCACACCGAGCGGTTCAACCCCGCAGTGCGAGCGCTCGCCAAACTCAAACTGACGCCCCGGCTGATCCAGGTCACGCGCGTGAGCCCGATGACGTTCCGCTCGATGGATGTCGGCGTCGTGATGGACATGATGATCCACGACCTGGACATCGTGCTGTCGCTGGTCGGCCGCCCGCTTGCTACGGTCGAGGCGGTCGGCGAACGCCTACTGGGCGAACACGAAGACCTGTGCGACGCCCGGCTGACCTTCGAGGGCGGCTGCGTCGCAACGGTACGCGGCTCGCGCCTGGCGATGGGTACCGAGCGCACGCTCCGGCTGTATAGCGACGACGGGTTTGTGTCGCTCGATTACGGGAACCGAACCGGCATCATCGTCCGCCAAACCGCGAACGCAGAGGCCCTCGCGTCGGTGCGCGAGCGGCTGCGGCAAGGCGAAGACCTGTCGGGGCAGAACTACTTGGAGATGTTGCGCTACGAGCCGTTGGCCGTCGATTTGCCGCCGGGCCAAGACGACCCGCTGACCGCGCAGGCGACGGCGTTCCTCGAATCCGCCTCGAACGGCACCGCGCCGGTTGTGTCTGCGGATGACGGCGTGGCTGCGGTCGATGCCGCGGAGCGGATCGTCGCGGCGATCGGGACCGTGGCTTAG
- a CDS encoding DUF21 domain-containing protein has translation MDLVTLILLIALPLLLVASAVFSGSETALFSLTAHEQTRMKREPTAASSAVLQLLRETAPLLVTLLISNMVVNVLYFTLSTVLLDRWSQSGALSTGGAAGLALAALLGVILFGEVLPKQVAAQRASGWSLFIALPLLGLHRILARRSGSSR, from the coding sequence ATGGACTTAGTGACCCTTATCCTGTTGATCGCGCTGCCGTTGCTGCTGGTCGCCAGCGCGGTCTTCAGCGGGTCCGAGACCGCGCTGTTCTCGCTGACGGCGCACGAACAGACGCGGATGAAACGCGAACCGACTGCGGCTTCGTCGGCCGTGCTACAGCTCCTGCGCGAGACCGCACCGCTGCTGGTCACGCTGCTTATCAGCAACATGGTCGTCAACGTGCTCTACTTCACGCTGTCGACCGTTCTGCTGGACCGCTGGAGCCAAAGCGGGGCGCTGAGCACGGGCGGCGCGGCGGGGCTCGCGCTAGCTGCACTGTTGGGCGTGATCCTCTTCGGTGAAGTCCTGCCCAAGCAGGTCGCGGCGCAGCGCGCGTCGGGCTGGTCGCTCTTCATCGCCCTGCCGCTGCTCGGGCTGCACCGCATTCTCGCGCGCCGATCCGGATCGTCACGATGA
- a CDS encoding CNNM domain-containing protein, whose protein sequence is MIHAAALTPPLGLTTLAQNGLGMTNTQLWVWVGLMVVGFAGSALFSGMETGCYRLNRVRLFVRSARKERAAIVLDKLISRPAALLGTLLVGNNMANYLGTAALGIILGSLALAEWQVILVNTLLVTILLLIFGETLPKNLFASHADRFMYPLARPLRILHWLYTVTLVLPVVVLVSKLAVRLVGGGQARIISPRLRVVEMVRHGAGHGLLSDEQSAMAQRAFALSNHEVGGEATPWSKVQTVRADQDVDGLIALARRSKHSRFPVLDTQGRIAGTIDVIDTLADGEPGGRKVGELMRPAVSVPATRTIRYTLTQLQREHIGLAVITGPTGRPVGVVTVKDLVEPLTGEIADW, encoded by the coding sequence ATGATCCACGCTGCCGCGCTCACCCCGCCGCTGGGCCTGACAACACTTGCCCAGAATGGTTTAGGCATGACCAACACGCAGCTCTGGGTGTGGGTCGGCCTGATGGTCGTGGGGTTTGCCGGGTCCGCGCTCTTCTCCGGGATGGAGACCGGGTGCTACCGGCTCAACCGTGTCCGGCTCTTCGTGCGGTCCGCAAGGAAGGAGCGGGCCGCGATCGTCCTGGACAAACTCATCAGCCGGCCCGCTGCGTTACTGGGCACGCTGTTGGTGGGAAACAACATGGCCAACTACCTCGGGACCGCCGCCCTTGGCATTATCCTCGGTTCCCTGGCACTGGCCGAGTGGCAGGTCATCCTGGTCAATACCCTGCTGGTAACGATCCTGCTGTTGATCTTTGGCGAAACCTTGCCCAAGAACCTCTTCGCGTCACACGCCGACCGCTTCATGTACCCACTGGCTCGGCCGCTGCGCATCCTGCACTGGCTCTATACGGTGACGCTCGTCCTGCCCGTCGTCGTACTCGTCAGCAAGCTCGCGGTCCGGCTGGTCGGCGGCGGGCAGGCGCGCATCATCTCGCCCCGTCTCCGCGTCGTCGAGATGGTCCGGCACGGCGCGGGCCACGGGCTGTTGAGCGACGAACAGTCCGCGATGGCGCAGCGTGCATTCGCGCTATCCAACCACGAGGTAGGCGGTGAGGCGACGCCCTGGAGCAAGGTGCAGACTGTCCGCGCCGATCAAGACGTCGACGGGCTGATCGCGTTGGCGAGGCGGTCAAAGCACTCGCGATTCCCGGTGCTTGATACGCAGGGACGTATCGCCGGTACGATCGACGTCATCGACACTCTGGCCGACGGCGAGCCGGGCGGGCGGAAGGTCGGCGAACTAATGCGTCCGGCCGTCAGCGTCCCCGCCACACGGACGATCCGCTACACACTGACACAGCTGCAGCGCGAGCACATCGGGCTGGCGGTCATTACTGGGCCGACGGGCCGGCCCGTCGGGGTCGTCACCGTCAAGGACCTGGTCGAACCGCTGACCGGCGAGATCGCGGACTGGTAA